In one Methylobacterium sp. SyP6R genomic region, the following are encoded:
- a CDS encoding molybdopterin cofactor-binding domain-containing protein, with translation MTRDPANASRHWREAGDLLLVYRETTGRPPRLGDAAGAAEAAGPQRALYLAVDGEGRITAFNGHVDLGTGIRTALAQIVAEELDVPLSRVAMELGHTATAPDQGGTIASETIQIAAVPLRQAAATARRHLVEAASRRLNRGTAELVAEAGHVRVAAEPELAIPYGDLVRGARTELTLDPEAPVKPVEAYTLVGRPVPRVDIPAKAVGAWTYIHDVRVPGMVHGRVVRPPTPGVDSTLGHLLVAVDEASVAHIPGLVAVVVVGDFVGVVAEREENAAEAARCLAVTWRPWSGLPDLNRPEAALRDNPATARTLLDRGDVERALAHAEARLDRTYVWPFQMHGSIGPSCAVAEFQGDDLVVWSGTQNPHVLRSDLALLLDMPEDRIAIERHEAAGCYGRNCADDVAADAALLARAVGRPVRVQLTREQEHAWEPKGAAQVMDVRGGLDAEGGPAAYDFATRYPSNGAPTLALILTGKVAATPAVYPMGDRTAVPPYAFGNARVTVHDMPPIARASWLRGVSALPNTFAHESYIDELAAAAGIDPIAYRLRYLDDPRAADLVRAVAERASWAPHAKPGTHGSSGDILYGRGFAYAVYVHGPFPGKAAAWAAWVADVAVNRVTGEVAVTRVVVGQDSGLMINPDGVRHQIHGNVIQSTSRVLKESVGFDATGVTSREWGSYPILAFPQVPAIDVLMVKRPDDPPLGAGESASVPSAAAITNALFDATGIRFRELPLTAEAVRAALNPPRIAGPDEAPRRRRGFLAGLFGAGAGALALATTLLPWRPAYPSIERPDAAAYSAATIAQGRLVAAAGACLVCHVGPDGRSFAGGRGLETPFGIVHASNITPDAGVGIGAWSYPAFARAMREGVSRDGHHLYPAHPYTSFASISERDLQALYAFLMAQAPVANPVPETSLRPPFNHRPLMAGWNALFHRPTIFADPARGPDWNRGAYLVEALGHCGACHTPRNALGAERRGAARLAGGFADGWEAPALTGLSRARLPWTEDDLFAYLRTGRSPRHGSAAGPMADVVASLGPLPDGDIRAMAIYLASLAGEAPAARPHRAAEAAGPPLSSALFQGACASCHEGGAGGELVPLGLVTAVHSAYPDNLIQAVLNGVAASAERFPNPDPSAPPAAMPAFRDTLTDRQVAEVVAYTRARYAPGAPEWTGLEAAVARVRGLRPHAAW, from the coding sequence ATGACCCGGGATCCTGCGAACGCGAGCCGGCACTGGCGGGAGGCGGGCGACCTGCTGCTCGTCTACCGCGAGACGACGGGCCGCCCGCCCCGCCTCGGCGACGCAGCCGGCGCCGCCGAGGCGGCGGGGCCGCAGCGCGCGCTCTACCTCGCGGTCGACGGCGAGGGTCGGATCACCGCCTTCAACGGCCATGTCGATCTCGGCACCGGCATCCGCACGGCGCTGGCCCAGATCGTCGCCGAGGAACTCGACGTCCCGTTGTCCCGGGTGGCGATGGAGCTCGGCCACACCGCGACCGCGCCGGACCAGGGCGGCACCATCGCGAGCGAGACGATCCAGATCGCGGCCGTGCCCCTGCGCCAGGCCGCCGCCACCGCCCGCCGGCACCTCGTCGAGGCGGCCTCGCGCCGGCTCAACCGCGGCACCGCCGAGCTGGTCGCCGAAGCCGGCCATGTCCGGGTCGCGGCGGAGCCGGAGTTGGCCATACCCTATGGCGACCTGGTGCGGGGCGCACGCACCGAGCTGACCCTCGATCCCGAGGCGCCCGTGAAGCCGGTCGAGGCCTACACATTGGTCGGCCGGCCGGTGCCGCGGGTCGACATCCCCGCCAAGGCGGTCGGCGCCTGGACATACATCCACGACGTGCGGGTGCCCGGCATGGTGCATGGCCGGGTGGTCCGGCCGCCGACACCGGGCGTCGATTCCACCCTCGGCCATCTGCTGGTGGCGGTGGACGAGGCCTCGGTCGCCCATATCCCGGGCCTCGTCGCGGTTGTGGTCGTCGGCGACTTCGTCGGAGTCGTCGCCGAGCGCGAGGAGAACGCCGCAGAGGCGGCGCGCTGCCTTGCCGTGACCTGGCGCCCCTGGTCGGGACTTCCCGACCTCAACCGGCCCGAGGCGGCCTTGCGCGACAACCCCGCGACGGCGCGCACGCTGCTCGACCGCGGCGACGTCGAGCGGGCGCTGGCTCATGCGGAGGCGCGGCTCGATCGCACCTACGTCTGGCCCTTTCAGATGCACGGCTCGATCGGGCCGTCCTGCGCCGTGGCGGAGTTTCAAGGCGACGACCTCGTGGTGTGGTCGGGCACCCAGAACCCGCACGTCCTGCGAAGCGACCTCGCGCTCCTCCTCGACATGCCGGAGGACAGGATCGCGATCGAGCGCCACGAGGCGGCGGGCTGCTACGGCCGCAACTGCGCCGACGACGTGGCCGCCGATGCCGCGCTTCTCGCCCGGGCGGTCGGCCGGCCGGTGCGGGTACAGCTCACCCGCGAGCAGGAGCACGCCTGGGAGCCGAAGGGCGCCGCGCAGGTGATGGACGTGCGCGGCGGCCTCGATGCCGAGGGCGGTCCGGCGGCCTACGATTTCGCGACCCGCTACCCCTCGAACGGCGCCCCGACGCTGGCGCTGATCCTCACCGGCAAGGTCGCGGCGACGCCGGCGGTCTACCCGATGGGCGACCGCACGGCAGTCCCGCCTTATGCCTTCGGCAATGCCCGGGTGACGGTCCACGACATGCCGCCGATCGCCCGCGCCTCCTGGCTGCGCGGCGTCTCGGCCCTGCCCAACACCTTCGCGCACGAATCCTACATCGACGAACTCGCCGCCGCGGCCGGGATCGACCCGATCGCGTACCGCCTGCGCTACCTCGACGATCCCCGCGCCGCCGACCTCGTGCGCGCGGTCGCCGAGCGGGCGTCTTGGGCGCCGCACGCCAAGCCCGGCACGCATGGGAGCTCCGGCGACATCCTGTACGGGCGGGGCTTCGCCTACGCGGTCTATGTACACGGGCCGTTTCCGGGAAAGGCCGCCGCCTGGGCCGCCTGGGTCGCCGACGTGGCGGTCAACCGGGTGACCGGCGAGGTGGCGGTCACCCGGGTGGTGGTCGGCCAGGATTCCGGCCTGATGATCAATCCGGACGGGGTGCGCCACCAGATCCACGGCAACGTCATCCAGTCGACGAGCCGGGTGCTGAAGGAATCCGTCGGCTTCGACGCCACCGGGGTGACGAGCCGGGAATGGGGCAGCTACCCGATCCTCGCATTCCCGCAGGTGCCCGCAATCGACGTGCTGATGGTGAAGCGGCCGGACGATCCGCCGCTCGGCGCCGGCGAATCGGCCTCGGTGCCGAGCGCGGCGGCGATCACCAACGCGCTGTTCGACGCCACCGGCATCCGCTTCCGCGAACTGCCCCTGACCGCCGAGGCGGTCCGCGCCGCCCTCAACCCGCCGCGGATCGCAGGCCCCGACGAGGCGCCGCGCCGCCGCCGCGGCTTCCTCGCCGGGCTGTTCGGGGCCGGGGCCGGGGCGCTGGCCCTCGCCACCACTCTCCTGCCCTGGCGCCCGGCCTATCCGTCGATCGAGCGGCCGGACGCTGCGGCCTATTCCGCCGCCACGATCGCGCAGGGGCGCCTCGTCGCGGCGGCCGGCGCCTGCCTCGTCTGCCATGTCGGGCCGGACGGCCGGTCCTTCGCCGGAGGGCGCGGGCTCGAGACTCCGTTCGGCATCGTCCACGCCTCGAACATCACGCCCGATGCCGGGGTCGGGATCGGCGCCTGGTCCTACCCCGCCTTCGCCCGGGCGATGCGCGAGGGGGTATCGCGTGACGGGCATCACCTCTACCCGGCCCATCCCTATACGAGCTTCGCCAGCATCTCGGAGCGCGACCTGCAGGCGCTCTACGCCTTCCTGATGGCGCAAGCGCCGGTGGCGAACCCGGTCCCCGAGACCAGCCTGCGTCCTCCCTTCAATCACCGGCCGCTGATGGCGGGCTGGAACGCCCTGTTTCACCGCCCGACCATCTTCGCCGATCCGGCTCGCGGCCCGGACTGGAACCGCGGCGCCTATCTGGTGGAAGCCCTCGGCCATTGCGGCGCCTGCCACACTCCAAGGAATGCGCTGGGGGCCGAGCGCCGCGGCGCGGCCCGCCTCGCCGGCGGCTTCGCCGACGGCTGGGAGGCGCCGGCCCTGACCGGCCTGTCGCGCGCGCGCCTGCCCTGGACCGAGGACGATCTCTTCGCCTACCTGCGCACCGGCCGCTCGCCCCGCCACGGCAGCGCCGCCGGCCCGATGGCCGACGTGGTCGCCTCGCTCGGCCCCCTGCCGGATGGCGACATCCGCGCCATGGCGATCTACCTCGCGAGCCTCGCCGGCGAGGCGCCGGCAGCCCGGCCCCACCGCGCCGCGGAGGCCGCGGGCCCTCCCCTCTCCTCCGCCCTGTTCCAGGGCGCCTGCGCCTCCTGCCACGAGGGCGGGGCCGGGGGAGAGCTCGTGCCGCTCGGCCTCGTCACAGCCGTGCACAGCGCGTACCCGGACAACCTGATCCAGGCGGTCCTCAACGGCGTCGCGGCATCGGCCGAGCGCTTCCCGAATCCCGATCCCTCGGCACCACCCGCCGCGATGCCGGCCTTTCGCGACACCCTCACCGACCGCCAGGTGGCGGAGGTCGTGGCCTATACCCGCGCCCGCTACGCACCCGGCGCGCCGGAATGGACGGGGCTGGAGGCGGCGGTGGCGCGGGTCCGCGGGCTGAGGCCGCATGCGGCGTGGTGA
- a CDS encoding type II toxin-antitoxin system VapC family toxin, translating to MTSVLLDTHAWVWSLIEDRRLSSQATVAIMAAKQVFVSPISFFEIAQKVRIGKWPEMEPHVAQLAALLTRQGGRPVSLDPEICIAAGSMEWTHRDPFDRMLAATAQHHRLPLISADAIFDGMVPRVW from the coding sequence ATGACGTCGGTCCTGCTTGATACGCACGCATGGGTCTGGAGCCTGATCGAGGATCGGCGCCTATCGAGCCAGGCGACCGTCGCGATCATGGCCGCAAAGCAGGTCTTCGTCAGCCCGATCAGCTTCTTCGAGATCGCCCAGAAGGTCCGCATCGGAAAATGGCCCGAGATGGAGCCTCATGTTGCGCAATTGGCTGCGCTCCTCACCAGGCAAGGCGGGCGACCTGTCTCGCTCGATCCGGAGATCTGCATCGCGGCCGGCTCGATGGAATGGACCCACCGCGATCCGTTCGATCGAATGCTGGCTGCGACAGCGCAACATCACCGTCTCCCGCTCATCTCGGCGGATGCGATTTTCGACGGAATGGTGCCCCGTGTCTGGTGA
- a CDS encoding alpha/beta fold hydrolase — MTADLVPLLFLPGLLNDAVLWRAPIDALADRAAASVADLTLDDNVQAMARRALAVAPPRFGLVALSMGGYVAFEILRQAPERVTRLALFDTAAAPETDARAAARRQGMDQLKVGRFAGVTTRLLPKLVHAAHVHGPVGEAVKAMAERVGGAAFLRQQRAILDRPDSRPLLATIRVPTLVAVGEDDTLTPPASAREIHDGIAGSRLHVLPACGHLPPLERPDETSALLREWLDA; from the coding sequence ATGACCGCCGATCTCGTCCCGCTCCTGTTCCTGCCCGGGCTCCTCAACGATGCCGTCCTGTGGCGCGCTCCGATCGACGCGCTCGCCGACCGGGCCGCCGCCTCGGTGGCGGACCTGACCCTCGACGACAATGTGCAGGCGATGGCGCGGCGGGCGCTCGCGGTGGCGCCGCCACGCTTCGGCCTCGTCGCCCTGTCGATGGGCGGCTACGTCGCCTTCGAGATCCTGCGCCAGGCGCCCGAGCGGGTGACGCGGCTCGCCTTGTTCGACACCGCCGCGGCCCCGGAGACCGACGCGCGCGCCGCCGCGCGGCGCCAGGGCATGGACCAGCTCAAGGTCGGGCGCTTCGCCGGGGTCACGACGCGGCTGCTGCCGAAGCTCGTCCACGCCGCGCACGTGCACGGGCCGGTGGGCGAGGCCGTGAAGGCGATGGCCGAGCGGGTCGGCGGCGCGGCCTTCCTGCGCCAGCAGCGGGCGATCCTCGACCGGCCCGACAGCCGCCCGCTTCTGGCGACGATCCGGGTGCCGACCCTGGTGGCGGTGGGCGAGGACGACACGCTGACCCCGCCGGCCTCAGCCCGGGAGATCCATGACGGCATCGCCGGCTCGCGCCTGCACGTCCTGCCCGCCTGCGGACACCTGCCGCCGCTGGAACGGCCGGACGAGACGAGCGCGCTGCTACGGGAGTGGCTGGACGCGTGA
- a CDS encoding acyl-CoA dehydrogenase family protein, protein MTETDALRHPEIREEVAKLCARFPDEYWRRLDTDRAYPTDFVNALTESGYLSVLIPEEYGGSGLPLSAAAAILEEVQRSGCNGAACHAQMYTMGTVLRHGTQAQKERYLPEIAAGRLRLQAFGVTEPTSGTDTTALRTTARREGDKFIVNGQKIWTSRAEHSDLMLLLARTTPRDQVAKKTDGLSTFIVDMRSVLGRGLTIRPIRTMMNHNSCEVFFDNMEVPAENLVGEEGKGFRYILSGMNAERLLIAAECVGDAKWFIAKASAYARERQVFGRPIGQNQGIQFPIAKAYANMRAAELMVQEGLRLYEAGANPGAEANMAKMLAADASFEAANACIQTFGGFGFAEEYDVERKFRETRLYQVAPISTNLILSYIAEHVLGMPRSY, encoded by the coding sequence ATGACCGAGACCGACGCCCTGCGGCACCCGGAGATCCGCGAGGAGGTCGCCAAGCTCTGCGCCCGCTTCCCCGACGAGTACTGGCGCCGCCTCGATACCGACCGCGCCTATCCGACCGACTTCGTGAACGCGCTCACCGAATCCGGCTACCTCTCGGTGCTGATCCCGGAAGAGTACGGCGGCTCGGGCCTGCCGCTCTCGGCGGCCGCGGCGATCCTGGAAGAAGTGCAGCGCTCGGGCTGCAACGGCGCGGCCTGCCACGCCCAGATGTACACGATGGGCACGGTGCTGCGGCACGGCACGCAGGCCCAGAAGGAGCGCTACCTGCCGGAGATCGCCGCAGGCCGCCTGCGGCTCCAGGCCTTCGGCGTCACCGAGCCGACGAGCGGTACCGACACCACGGCTTTGCGCACCACCGCGCGCCGCGAGGGCGACAAGTTCATCGTCAACGGCCAGAAGATCTGGACCAGCCGGGCCGAGCATTCCGACCTGATGCTGCTCCTCGCCCGCACCACGCCCCGCGACCAGGTGGCGAAGAAGACCGACGGGCTCTCCACCTTCATCGTCGACATGCGCAGCGTACTCGGCCGCGGCCTGACCATCCGGCCGATCCGCACGATGATGAACCACAATTCCTGCGAGGTCTTCTTCGACAACATGGAGGTGCCGGCCGAGAACCTGGTCGGCGAGGAGGGCAAGGGCTTTCGCTACATCCTGTCGGGCATGAATGCCGAGCGGCTCCTGATCGCCGCCGAATGCGTCGGCGACGCCAAGTGGTTCATCGCCAAGGCTTCCGCTTACGCCCGCGAGCGCCAGGTCTTCGGCCGGCCGATCGGCCAGAACCAGGGCATCCAGTTCCCGATCGCCAAGGCCTACGCCAACATGCGCGCCGCCGAGCTGATGGTGCAGGAGGGCTTGCGCCTCTACGAGGCCGGGGCCAATCCGGGCGCCGAGGCCAACATGGCCAAGATGCTCGCCGCCGACGCCTCGTTCGAGGCGGCCAATGCCTGCATCCAGACCTTCGGCGGCTTCGGCTTTGCCGAGGAATACGACGTCGAGCGCAAGTTCCGCGAGACGCGGCTCTACCAGGTGGCGCCGATCTCCACCAACCTGATCCTGTCCTACATCGCCGAGCACGTGCTCGGCATGCCGCGCTCCTACTGA
- a CDS encoding (2Fe-2S)-binding protein — protein sequence MQDDRRPIANDPRLAAIRHVLTVNGRSVAVEAAPATRLLYVLRNDLALNGPKYGCGLGQCGSCTVLVDGRALRSCAIPLRAAVGRRITTLEGLAQDGRLHPVQEAFIAENAAQCGYCLNGMIMTAVALLSANPDPDEAEIRAGLQGNLCRCGTHIEILRAVRAAAERMRAGTRGDAA from the coding sequence ATGCAGGACGATCGGCGGCCGATCGCCAACGACCCTCGGCTGGCGGCGATCCGCCACGTGCTCACGGTCAACGGCCGGAGCGTGGCGGTGGAGGCCGCCCCCGCCACCCGCCTCCTCTACGTGCTGCGCAACGACCTGGCGCTGAACGGCCCAAAATACGGCTGCGGCCTCGGCCAGTGCGGCAGCTGCACGGTGCTGGTCGACGGCCGGGCCCTGCGCTCCTGCGCGATTCCGTTGCGGGCCGCTGTCGGGCGCCGGATCACCACCCTGGAGGGGCTGGCGCAAGACGGGCGGCTGCACCCGGTGCAGGAGGCCTTCATCGCCGAGAACGCGGCGCAGTGCGGCTACTGCCTCAACGGCATGATCATGACCGCGGTGGCGCTGCTCTCCGCCAACCCGGACCCGGACGAGGCCGAGATCCGCGCGGGCCTCCAGGGCAACCTGTGCCGCTGCGGCACCCATATCGAGATCCTGCGCGCCGTGCGGGCCGCCGCCGAGCGGATGCGCGCCGGCACCCGGGGAGACGCGGCATGA
- a CDS encoding type II toxin-antitoxin system Phd/YefM family antitoxin: MKQVTIHSAKTNLSKLIEAALGGEEVVIAKGHKPVVRLVPITQQPFKIGLLKDQLGQVPDFFEPMPDDELDLWEGGNDVGPA, from the coding sequence ATGAAGCAGGTCACCATCCATTCGGCCAAGACAAACCTCTCGAAGCTCATCGAGGCCGCGCTCGGCGGCGAGGAGGTCGTGATCGCCAAAGGGCACAAGCCGGTCGTTCGTCTGGTTCCGATCACCCAGCAACCGTTCAAGATCGGCCTGTTGAAAGACCAGTTGGGGCAAGTACCGGATTTCTTCGAGCCGATGCCGGATGACGAACTCGACCTGTGGGAGGGAGGCAATGACGTCGGTCCTGCTTGA
- a CDS encoding FTR1 family iron permease, translated as MADGSTFVQAFTILFREGLEALLVVAALAAFLRRAGGADRIRPVYAGAGLAVLASFGMAWVFEAFFDGNHNDLIEAGVIVVAAGLMFTMSGWLFLRQDPAAWKAEINRMAERAMSAGTVLSLAGIAFLAVFREGAETVLFLHALARTAGGFDGSLFGGLAVAAAALAVVFVAMQWLALRLPLRPVFLLTSAFLFVMGLRMVGAAIQEFQEQVLVPVHNDGVPDFVTDLGFNGSWEALSVQGAIVLCALVWLVMQRTRPVAGVAARPQVSA; from the coding sequence ATGGCCGACGGATCCACCTTCGTGCAGGCCTTCACCATCCTGTTCCGGGAGGGGCTGGAGGCGCTGCTGGTGGTGGCCGCGCTCGCCGCGTTCCTGCGCCGGGCCGGCGGCGCCGACCGCATCCGCCCGGTCTATGCCGGGGCCGGCCTCGCGGTGCTGGCGAGCTTCGGCATGGCCTGGGTGTTCGAGGCCTTCTTCGACGGCAACCACAACGACCTGATCGAGGCTGGCGTCATCGTGGTCGCGGCCGGCCTGATGTTCACGATGAGCGGCTGGCTGTTCCTGCGCCAGGACCCGGCGGCCTGGAAGGCCGAGATCAACCGCATGGCCGAACGGGCGATGAGCGCCGGCACGGTCCTGTCGCTCGCCGGCATCGCCTTCCTGGCGGTGTTCCGCGAGGGCGCCGAGACGGTTTTGTTCCTGCACGCCCTGGCGCGCACCGCCGGCGGGTTCGACGGCTCGCTCTTCGGCGGCCTCGCAGTCGCGGCGGCCGCCCTCGCGGTGGTGTTCGTGGCGATGCAGTGGCTGGCGCTGCGGCTGCCCCTGCGCCCGGTCTTCCTGCTCACCTCGGCCTTCCTGTTCGTGATGGGCCTGCGCATGGTCGGCGCGGCGATCCAGGAATTCCAGGAGCAGGTGCTCGTTCCGGTGCACAACGACGGCGTGCCGGACTTCGTCACCGATCTCGGCTTCAACGGCAGCTGGGAGGCCTTGAGCGTGCAGGGCGCGATCGTGCTCTGCGCCCTCGTCTGGCTGGTGATGCAGCGCACCCGTCCAGTGGCCGGCGTGGCGGCACGCCCGCAAGTGTCCGCCTGA
- a CDS encoding histidine phosphatase family protein yields the protein MQQRWPDRIWIVRHGESAGNVARDAAQAAGHTHIDIAERDVDVPLSPLGERQAAAVGRWFSEKPASERPDVVLTSPYRRAEATARLICEAGGIADPLLDYVADERLREKEFGILDRLTREGITQLHPDQAELRRLLGKFYHRPPGGESWCDVILRLRSALDTVSLHYGGRRVLVVGHQVVVLCLRYLIEGMTEDEILGIDRDGDVANCAVTEYAFDPDKGSSGKLVLQRYNFVAPLTRAGAPVTAEPDATGAAR from the coding sequence ATGCAGCAGCGCTGGCCGGACCGGATCTGGATCGTGCGGCACGGCGAAAGCGCCGGCAACGTCGCCCGCGACGCCGCCCAGGCGGCCGGGCACACCCATATCGACATCGCCGAGCGCGACGTCGACGTGCCGCTGAGCCCGCTCGGCGAGCGCCAGGCCGCGGCGGTCGGGCGCTGGTTTTCCGAGAAGCCCGCTTCCGAGCGGCCCGACGTGGTGCTGACCTCGCCCTATCGCCGGGCCGAGGCCACCGCCCGGCTGATCTGCGAGGCCGGCGGCATCGCCGATCCGCTGCTGGACTACGTCGCCGACGAGCGCCTGCGCGAGAAGGAGTTCGGCATCCTCGACCGGCTCACCCGCGAGGGCATCACCCAGCTCCATCCCGACCAGGCCGAGCTGCGGCGGCTGCTCGGCAAATTCTACCACCGGCCGCCGGGCGGCGAGAGCTGGTGCGACGTGATCCTGCGGCTGCGCAGCGCCCTCGACACCGTCTCGCTGCATTACGGCGGCCGGCGCGTGCTGGTGGTCGGGCATCAGGTCGTGGTCCTGTGCCTGCGCTACCTGATCGAGGGCATGACCGAGGACGAGATCTTGGGGATCGACCGGGACGGCGACGTCGCCAATTGCGCGGTGACCGAATACGCCTTCGACCCGGACAAGGGCAGCAGCGGCAAGCTCGTCCTGCAGCGCTACAACTTCGTGGCCCCGCTGACCCGGGCCGGCGCCCCGGTGACCGCCGAGCCCGACGCCACGGGAGCCGCCCGATGA
- a CDS encoding NAD(P)H-hydrate dehydratase: MTTEITAATLRGLPLPDSGSGSKEARGSALVIAGSVEVPGAAILAGTAALRAGAGKLQMSIAAGTAPHAALAVPEALVVRLPEGEGGHVDHHQAAEVLLPRSERAAAILIGAGMASGEPTKALTAALLTGPAEGPFVLDAASIDGLCDQAAAVRARGGRVVLTPHAGEMARCLGCERDAVEADPLGAARKAAERLGAVVVMKGAETWIVDPAGDTWHYSGGGAGLATSGSGDVLAGIIVGLLARGTRPAEAAAWGVFLHGEAGRRLARTCGPIGFLARELPGEVPGLMRDVAEGAI; the protein is encoded by the coding sequence ATGACAACCGAGATCACCGCCGCGACCCTGCGCGGCCTGCCCCTGCCGGATTCAGGCAGCGGCAGCAAGGAGGCGCGCGGCAGCGCCCTCGTCATTGCAGGCTCGGTCGAGGTGCCGGGCGCCGCGATCCTGGCCGGCACCGCGGCGCTCCGGGCCGGCGCCGGCAAATTGCAGATGTCGATCGCCGCCGGCACCGCCCCGCACGCGGCTTTGGCGGTGCCGGAAGCCCTGGTGGTCCGGCTGCCCGAGGGCGAGGGCGGCCATGTCGATCACCATCAGGCCGCCGAGGTGCTGCTGCCGCGCTCCGAGCGGGCCGCCGCGATCCTGATCGGCGCCGGCATGGCCTCGGGCGAGCCGACCAAGGCGCTGACCGCCGCCCTCCTGACCGGCCCGGCCGAAGGCCCGTTCGTCCTCGATGCGGCGAGCATCGACGGGCTGTGCGACCAGGCCGCGGCGGTGCGGGCCCGCGGAGGCCGAGTGGTGCTGACCCCGCATGCCGGCGAGATGGCGCGCTGCCTCGGCTGCGAGCGCGACGCGGTCGAGGCCGATCCCCTCGGGGCGGCGCGGAAGGCGGCCGAGAGGCTCGGCGCCGTCGTGGTGATGAAGGGAGCAGAGACCTGGATCGTCGATCCGGCCGGCGACACCTGGCACTATTCCGGCGGCGGCGCCGGCCTCGCCACCTCGGGCTCGGGCGACGTGCTCGCCGGGATCATCGTCGGGCTGCTCGCCCGCGGCACGAGGCCCGCCGAGGCCGCGGCCTGGGGCGTCTTTCTCCACGGCGAGGCGGGGCGGCGGCTGGCGCGGACCTGCGGGCCGATCGGTTTCCTCGCCCGCGAGTTGCCCGGCGAGGTGCCGGGCTTGATGCGGGACGTGGCGGAGGGCGCGATCTGA
- a CDS encoding methyl-accepting chemotaxis protein, giving the protein MKINLSHVLGGLIALLAVGLLMQGTLSVTQLRSVNANALDISDNWLPSVRELGEFKYKVTRLRLVDARYVMATEPVTELDTLSDRRLKDTETVARRYETVITSPEEQALWTAFQGHWAEYLALHGKIMIAAQEKNAAAVNDLFQASRRPFDAAMEVLDRDTALNVAGSDQARSTAIGTYSNALWLTGLLCAVALAVGLAGIVYVVAAVARPIERLVRRMHGLASGDVVAPVPYLGRTDEIGAIAAAVDASRENVIRTRQLEEETALARASAEEQRKAGMRQMAEGFESAVGGIVTLVSSAATELQATAEQMTATAADTAARSGTVAAAAEEAAANVNTVAAATEELGASVGEIGRQVQDSAGLARHAVAEADQTAHLVQVMKTASGRIGEMVGMISTIASQTNLLALNATIEAARAGEAGRGFAVVAAEVKELANQTSRATEEISGQIGEIQGVTDQAVAAIGAITARIREIDAVTAGIASAVEQQGGATREIVRNVAEAATGASAVTHTIAGVAQASEETGAAASQVLASSSELSRQSEHLSSEVRRFLATVRAA; this is encoded by the coding sequence ATGAAGATCAATTTATCTCACGTGCTGGGCGGACTGATCGCCCTGCTCGCAGTCGGCCTTCTCATGCAAGGAACCCTGAGCGTGACGCAGCTGCGCAGCGTCAACGCCAATGCGCTCGATATCTCCGACAACTGGTTGCCGAGCGTGCGTGAACTCGGCGAGTTCAAGTACAAGGTGACGCGCCTGCGCCTCGTCGATGCCCGATACGTCATGGCGACGGAGCCCGTGACCGAGCTCGACACCCTCTCGGACCGCCGCCTCAAGGATACGGAGACGGTGGCGCGGCGCTACGAGACGGTGATCACGAGCCCTGAGGAGCAGGCGCTCTGGACCGCGTTCCAGGGGCATTGGGCGGAGTACCTGGCCCTGCACGGCAAGATCATGATCGCGGCGCAGGAGAAGAATGCCGCCGCCGTCAACGACCTGTTCCAGGCCTCCCGCCGTCCATTCGATGCGGCGATGGAAGTGCTCGACCGCGACACGGCGTTGAACGTTGCTGGCAGCGATCAGGCGCGATCGACGGCGATCGGCACCTATTCCAACGCGCTCTGGCTGACCGGACTGCTCTGCGCCGTCGCGTTGGCCGTCGGCTTGGCCGGCATCGTCTACGTCGTGGCCGCCGTAGCGCGGCCGATCGAGCGCCTGGTCCGGCGGATGCACGGCCTGGCCTCCGGCGACGTCGTCGCCCCGGTGCCCTATCTCGGCCGCACCGACGAGATCGGCGCGATCGCGGCCGCGGTCGATGCCTCCCGGGAGAACGTGATCCGGACCCGTCAGCTCGAGGAGGAGACCGCTCTCGCGCGGGCCTCCGCCGAGGAGCAGCGCAAGGCCGGCATGCGCCAGATGGCCGAGGGGTTCGAATCGGCGGTCGGCGGCATCGTCACCCTGGTGTCGTCGGCGGCGACGGAACTGCAGGCCACGGCCGAGCAGATGACCGCGACCGCGGCCGACACCGCCGCGCGCTCGGGCACGGTCGCCGCGGCGGCGGAGGAGGCGGCGGCGAACGTGAACACGGTGGCGGCGGCGACCGAGGAACTCGGCGCATCGGTCGGCGAGATCGGCCGGCAGGTCCAGGACTCGGCCGGGCTCGCCCGGCACGCCGTCGCCGAGGCCGACCAGACCGCGCATCTCGTCCAGGTGATGAAGACCGCGTCGGGGCGGATCGGCGAGATGGTCGGCATGATCTCGACCATTGCCAGCCAGACCAACCTTCTGGCGCTCAACGCCACCATCGAGGCGGCGCGGGCCGGCGAGGCGGGCCGCGGCTTCGCGGTCGTCGCCGCCGAGGTCAAGGAACTCGCCAACCAGACCAGCCGGGCCACCGAGGAGATCTCCGGACAGATCGGCGAGATCCAGGGCGTGACCGATCAGGCCGTCGCGGCGATCGGCGCGATCACCGCGCGCATCCGGGAAATCGACGCGGTGACGGCGGGCATCGCGAGCGCGGTCGAGCAGCAGGGCGGAGCGACGCGGGAGATCGTGCGCAACGTCGCCGAGGCCGCGACCGGCGCGAGCGCGGTGACCCACACCATCGCGGGCGTGGCCCAGGCCTCCGAGGAGACGGGCGCGGCCGCGAGCCAGGTCCTCGCCTCGTCGTCCGAGCTGTCGCGGCAATCCGAGCACCTGTCATCCGAGGTGCGCCGCTTCCTCGCCACGGTACGGGCCGCCTGA